The following are encoded together in the Mustela nigripes isolate SB6536 chromosome 11, MUSNIG.SB6536, whole genome shotgun sequence genome:
- the BHLHA15 gene encoding class A basic helix-loop-helix protein 15 yields the protein MKTKNRPPRRRVPSQDTEATAGERSPDRAQQGSGPELAKGLRSRTARAQGARAEAGRRRPGPSGAGGRRENSIQRRLESNERERQRMHKLNNAFQALREVIPHVRADKKLSKIETLTLAKNYIKSLTSTILTMSSGRLPGLDGPGPKLYQHYQQQQAAGGTLGATEPQPEGHLHRYSTQIHSFREGS from the coding sequence ATGAAGACCAAGAACCGGCCCCCCAGGCGCCGGGTGCCATCGCAGGACACAGAGGCCACCGCAGGGGAACGGTCCCCGGACAGGGCCCAGCAGGGGTCGGGGCCGGAGCTGGCCAAGGGTCTGCGGAGCAGGACGGCGCGGGCACAGGGGGCACGGGCGGAGGCCGGGCGCCGGCGGCCGGGGCCCTCGGGAGCCGGTGGCCGGCGAGAGAACAGCATCCAGCGGCGGCTGGAGAGCAACGAGCGTGAGCGGCAGCGCATGCACAAGCTGAACAACGCCTTCCAGGCACTGCGGGAGGTCATCCCGCACGTGCGGGCCGACAAGAAGCTCTCCAAGATCGAGACGCTCACTCTGGCCAAGAACTACATCAAGTCACTGACCTCTACCATCCTGACTATGTCCAGTGGTCGCCTCCCGGGCCTGGATGGGCCGGGCCCCAAGCTCTACCAGCACTACCAGCAGCAGCAGGCAGCTGGGGGCACCCTGGGGGCCACGGAGCCCCAGCCCGAGGGCCACCTGCACAGGTACTCCACGCAGATCCACAGCTTCCGAGAGGGCTCCTAG